A stretch of the Bacillus anthracis str. Vollum genome encodes the following:
- the odhA gene encoding 2-oxoglutarate dehydrogenase E1 component → MTRKNTTTNPWAKFHGPNLGYVIEQYDLYVTGAGSVDPELQELFEIFGAPSFQDDVVTGDNTATHFSPQNTGNIEKILKVVQLVEQIRSFGHTLAHINPMEDAANGQSLLEKAMNELSDADLKAIPAKTVWQDAPEGIHTALDVIHRLKEVYTQSLAYEFSHIQDSEERAWLHQMVESNSLRQPLSNKKRTALLKRLTAVEGFEQFLHKTFVGQKRFSIEGVDMLVPVLDEIVLEGAKNGVEDVMIGMAHRGRLSVLAHVLEKPYSHMFAEFKHAKIEGAVANSGWTGDVKYHLGREQVVSNEEVSTRVTLANNPSHLEFVNPVVEGFARAAQENRKKSGLPEQDTSKSFVILVHGDAAFPGQGIVSETLNLSRLNAYQTGGTIHVIANNAVGFTTDSYDSRSTKYSSDLAKGFDIPIVHVNADDPEACLAAANLAIQYRMLFKKDFLIDLIGYRRYGHNEMDDPAVTQPQVYKKIKNHPTVRAIYADQLQAAGVLNADEIETITQFTQEQLKSDYAQVPPADTSDATIHVKVPDVVAKGIQPIDTGVELDSLRAINEGLLSWPEGFNVYPKVKKILERRKDALEENGKIEWALAESLAFASILQEGTPIRLTGQDSQRGTFAHRHIVLHDTDTNETYSPLHRLPNINASFSVHNSPLSEAAVVGYEYGYNVFAPETLVMWEAQYGDFSNTAQALFDQYVSAGRAKWGQKSGLVLLLPHGYEGQGPEHSSARPERFLQLAAENNWTVANLTSAAQYFHILRRQASILGTEAVRPLVLMTPKSLLRHPLTLSTANQLSEGRFQPALEQENLGTKPNKVKRLVLSTGKMAIDLAAEIESGRHEYNLDEIHIVRIEQLYPFPAEKVQSIIKRFKNLEEIIWVQEEPRNMGAWHYMAPILFELAGDKVKTGYIGRPDRSSPSGGDPFAHKAEQELIVSHALDVKYNFRQDKLEIEVFSN, encoded by the coding sequence ATGACGAGGAAGAATACAACGACAAACCCTTGGGCCAAGTTCCACGGTCCGAACCTTGGTTATGTTATTGAACAGTATGATCTTTACGTAACTGGAGCAGGTTCTGTTGATCCGGAATTACAAGAGCTTTTTGAAATTTTTGGAGCTCCTTCGTTTCAAGATGATGTCGTAACAGGGGACAACACAGCAACACATTTTTCTCCTCAAAACACAGGTAACATTGAAAAGATTCTTAAAGTCGTTCAACTTGTTGAACAGATTCGTTCTTTCGGGCATACGTTGGCTCACATCAATCCGATGGAGGATGCTGCAAATGGACAATCTCTTCTTGAGAAAGCAATGAACGAACTGAGCGATGCTGATTTGAAAGCGATTCCAGCGAAAACAGTATGGCAAGATGCACCAGAAGGTATTCACACTGCACTTGATGTAATTCATAGATTAAAAGAAGTGTATACACAATCTTTAGCTTATGAATTTTCTCATATACAAGATAGTGAAGAACGCGCGTGGTTGCATCAAATGGTGGAATCAAATTCATTGCGTCAACCACTATCAAATAAAAAACGAACTGCTCTTTTAAAACGTTTAACAGCTGTTGAAGGTTTCGAGCAATTCTTGCATAAAACATTCGTTGGGCAAAAGCGTTTCTCTATCGAGGGCGTTGATATGCTTGTACCTGTTCTAGATGAAATTGTGCTAGAAGGAGCTAAAAACGGCGTAGAAGATGTCATGATTGGTATGGCTCACCGCGGTCGTCTAAGCGTACTTGCTCACGTATTAGAAAAACCATATAGTCACATGTTTGCTGAGTTCAAACATGCAAAAATAGAAGGCGCAGTGGCAAATTCTGGCTGGACTGGCGACGTGAAATACCATTTAGGTAGAGAACAAGTCGTTAGTAACGAAGAAGTTAGCACTCGCGTTACATTAGCAAATAACCCAAGTCACCTTGAGTTCGTTAATCCCGTTGTGGAAGGTTTCGCACGTGCGGCTCAAGAAAACCGTAAAAAATCTGGTCTTCCAGAACAAGATACTTCAAAATCATTCGTAATTTTAGTTCATGGTGATGCTGCATTCCCTGGTCAAGGTATTGTATCTGAGACATTGAACTTAAGCAGATTGAACGCGTATCAAACGGGCGGAACAATTCATGTTATCGCAAACAATGCAGTTGGTTTTACGACTGATAGCTATGACTCTCGTTCTACGAAATATTCAAGTGACCTTGCAAAAGGTTTCGATATTCCGATTGTTCACGTGAACGCTGATGATCCAGAAGCTTGTCTTGCTGCTGCTAACCTTGCGATTCAATATCGCATGCTGTTCAAAAAAGATTTCCTAATCGATTTAATTGGTTACCGCCGCTACGGTCATAACGAAATGGATGATCCAGCAGTTACACAACCACAAGTGTACAAAAAGATTAAAAATCACCCAACTGTAAGAGCAATTTATGCAGATCAATTACAAGCTGCTGGTGTTCTAAATGCAGATGAAATTGAAACAATTACACAATTTACGCAAGAGCAATTAAAATCTGACTATGCACAAGTACCGCCAGCTGATACGAGCGATGCAACAATTCACGTTAAAGTGCCAGATGTTGTTGCAAAAGGTATTCAGCCAATTGATACTGGTGTTGAGCTTGACTCACTTCGTGCAATTAATGAAGGTCTACTATCTTGGCCAGAAGGCTTTAACGTATATCCGAAAGTGAAGAAAATTCTTGAGCGCCGTAAAGATGCTCTTGAAGAGAACGGTAAAATTGAATGGGCACTTGCTGAGTCATTAGCATTCGCTTCTATTTTACAAGAAGGTACGCCAATTCGTTTAACTGGTCAAGATTCACAGCGTGGTACATTCGCGCACCGTCACATCGTATTACATGATACTGACACAAATGAAACATATTCACCATTACATCGCTTACCAAATATCAACGCTTCATTCTCTGTTCATAACAGTCCGTTATCAGAAGCTGCTGTTGTTGGTTACGAGTATGGTTATAACGTATTCGCTCCGGAAACGCTTGTTATGTGGGAAGCGCAATATGGTGACTTCTCAAATACTGCGCAAGCATTATTTGATCAATATGTTTCAGCTGGAAGAGCAAAATGGGGTCAAAAATCTGGTTTAGTTCTTCTATTACCACACGGTTATGAAGGTCAAGGACCAGAGCACTCTAGTGCGCGTCCTGAACGTTTCTTACAGTTAGCTGCTGAGAACAACTGGACAGTTGCAAACTTAACGAGCGCGGCACAATACTTCCATATCCTGCGTCGTCAAGCATCTATCTTAGGAACAGAAGCTGTTCGACCATTAGTATTGATGACGCCGAAAAGTTTATTACGTCACCCACTTACGCTTTCAACTGCTAATCAGTTAAGCGAAGGACGTTTCCAACCTGCTTTAGAACAAGAAAACCTTGGTACAAAACCAAACAAAGTAAAACGTCTTGTTTTAAGTACAGGTAAAATGGCGATTGACTTAGCAGCAGAAATCGAGTCTGGTAGGCATGAGTACAACTTAGATGAAATTCATATCGTTCGTATTGAACAGTTGTACCCATTCCCTGCTGAGAAAGTTCAATCTATTATTAAACGCTTTAAAAACTTAGAAGAAATTATTTGGGTTCAAGAAGAGCCTCGTAATATGGGCGCATGGCATTACATGGCTCCAATTCTGTTCGAACTAGCTGGAGATAAAGTGAAAACAGGTTACATCGGACGTCCAGATCGCTCTAGCCCATCTGGCGGCGATCCATTCGCTCACAAAGCTGAGCAAGAACTGATTGTTTCACACGCTTTAGATGTAAAGTATAACTTCCGTCAAGATAAACTAGAAATTGAAGTTTTCAGCAACTAA
- a CDS encoding DUF3976 domain-containing protein: protein MQMMYAFGIGLVLFLAVFLFIRKDVQGGTLTKRGFYKMIGCLVVMFIAIIVMIVLINRSL from the coding sequence ATGCAAATGATGTATGCTTTTGGCATTGGGCTTGTATTATTTTTAGCCGTATTCTTATTTATTCGTAAAGACGTGCAAGGTGGGACGTTAACGAAAAGAGGCTTTTATAAAATGATCGGCTGTTTAGTTGTTATGTTTATAGCAATTATCGTAATGATCGTTTTAATAAATCGGTCACTATAG
- a CDS encoding WXG100 family type VII secretion target, protein MDLIKITPERLEQSAKLVQDIRQTLDNMHKDLYNQTEYIASQWTGATSQNFYQMFNEAKPKIFEVNNLLDKISEKLKHSAKKFREADQTDYMLAKAKSQNDVEYLQGKAEYKEGDRFGGTLEGAVVEAKNSVGTNGEFTMKALSGKVDVNIPYSFDAAKDDLFEGNIIGTKMEGSVLENEYSTKVPILTPTGFEMKDIKITQKFGEGNFAYGVDEYTLKNAAEVTTNKYEVEMELFHIPEFVPLIGDKDVVVKGELGLGTLGYDFKLGKETGLYVGDGYGLGGTIKFED, encoded by the coding sequence ATGGATTTAATAAAAATTACTCCAGAGCGTTTGGAGCAGTCTGCTAAGTTGGTACAAGATATAAGACAAACTTTAGACAATATGCACAAAGATCTTTATAATCAAACAGAATACATAGCGTCTCAGTGGACAGGTGCAACAAGTCAAAATTTCTATCAAATGTTTAATGAAGCTAAACCAAAGATTTTTGAAGTTAATAATCTATTGGATAAAATTTCAGAAAAACTCAAACATTCTGCTAAGAAATTCCGCGAAGCAGACCAAACGGATTATATGTTAGCAAAAGCAAAATCTCAAAATGATGTGGAGTATTTGCAAGGGAAAGCAGAATACAAAGAAGGAGACCGATTTGGTGGAACGCTTGAGGGAGCAGTGGTGGAAGCAAAGAATAGTGTAGGGACAAATGGGGAATTTACAATGAAAGCCTTATCTGGAAAAGTAGATGTAAATATTCCTTATTCTTTTGATGCTGCTAAAGATGATTTATTTGAAGGGAATATTATTGGTACAAAGATGGAGGGTTCAGTTTTAGAGAACGAATATAGCACAAAAGTTCCTATACTTACCCCTACAGGCTTCGAGATGAAGGATATTAAAATTACTCAAAAGTTTGGTGAAGGAAACTTTGCGTATGGTGTGGACGAATATACACTAAAAAATGCAGCAGAAGTTACTACAAATAAGTATGAAGTAGAGATGGAACTCTTTCATATTCCAGAATTTGTTCCTCTTATAGGAGATAAAGATGTCGTCGTAAAAGGTGAATTGGGTTTGGGGACACTTGGTTATGACTTTAAATTAGGAAAAGAAACGGGATTATATGTTGGAGATGGTTATGGATTAGGTGGTACCATTAAATTTGAGGATTAA
- the odhB gene encoding 2-oxoglutarate dehydrogenase complex dihydrolipoyllysine-residue succinyltransferase: MIEIKVPELAESITEGTISQWLLNVGDKVEKGGSVVELETDKVNVEIIAEDSGIVSKLLGEPGDTVEVGATIAILDANGAPVAVSTPAPAEQSKQETAEAPKAAAPSAEQTATLQGLPNTNRPIASPAARKMARELGIDLNDVRSTDPLGRVRPHDVQAHAAAPKEAPAAPKSPAPAPVAKTEFEKPVERVKMSRRRQTIAKRLVEVQQTSAMLTTFNEVDMTAIMELRKERKDAFEKKHDVRLGFMSFFTKAVVAALKQFPLLNAEIQGDELIIKKFYDIGIAVAAPDGLVVPVVRDANQLNFAEIESEIRELGKKARDNKLSLKELQGGTFTITNGGVFGSLMSTPILNSPQVGILGMHKIQVRPVAIDNERMENRPMMYIALSYDHRIVDGKEAVSFLVAVKDMLEDPKSLLLEG; the protein is encoded by the coding sequence ATGATCGAAATTAAAGTACCTGAGCTTGCAGAATCTATTACTGAAGGAACTATCTCACAATGGCTTCTCAACGTAGGCGACAAAGTTGAGAAAGGTGGCAGCGTTGTTGAGCTTGAAACTGATAAAGTCAATGTAGAAATCATTGCAGAAGATTCAGGTATTGTATCGAAGTTACTAGGCGAACCTGGGGATACAGTTGAAGTTGGCGCAACTATCGCAATTTTAGACGCAAACGGAGCACCAGTTGCAGTAAGTACACCTGCACCGGCTGAGCAATCGAAACAAGAAACAGCTGAAGCACCAAAAGCTGCGGCACCAAGTGCTGAACAAACTGCAACTCTACAAGGTTTACCAAATACAAACCGTCCTATCGCATCACCAGCTGCTAGAAAAATGGCTCGTGAATTAGGAATCGACTTAAACGACGTACGTAGCACAGATCCACTTGGCCGTGTGAGACCACACGATGTACAAGCTCATGCTGCAGCACCAAAAGAAGCACCAGCTGCTCCAAAAAGTCCAGCTCCTGCTCCAGTTGCAAAAACTGAATTCGAAAAACCAGTTGAGCGCGTGAAAATGTCCCGCCGCCGTCAAACAATTGCAAAACGTCTTGTAGAAGTTCAACAAACATCTGCAATGTTAACAACATTTAACGAAGTTGATATGACTGCAATCATGGAATTACGTAAAGAGCGTAAAGATGCTTTCGAGAAAAAACATGATGTACGTCTTGGTTTCATGTCATTCTTCACAAAAGCAGTTGTTGCAGCATTAAAACAATTCCCATTATTAAATGCTGAAATTCAAGGCGACGAGCTTATCATTAAAAAATTCTATGATATCGGTATTGCAGTAGCAGCTCCAGATGGATTAGTTGTTCCAGTTGTACGCGATGCGAACCAATTAAACTTCGCTGAAATCGAAAGCGAAATTCGTGAATTAGGTAAAAAAGCACGTGATAACAAACTTTCATTAAAAGAACTACAAGGTGGTACATTTACAATTACAAACGGTGGTGTGTTCGGTTCTCTAATGTCAACACCGATCCTAAACAGCCCACAAGTTGGTATTTTAGGAATGCACAAAATCCAAGTACGTCCAGTTGCAATCGATAACGAACGTATGGAAAACCGCCCAATGATGTACATCGCTTTATCTTACGATCACCGTATTGTTGATGGTAAAGAAGCAGTTAGCTTCCTTGTTGCTGTTAAAGATATGCTTGAAGATCCAAAATCATTATTATTAGAAGGTTGA
- a CDS encoding class I SAM-dependent methyltransferase has translation MKTTENFTDKADIYAKYRPSYPNEYIEYLLSANELNENQIVADIGSGTGIFSRQLLDSGLHVIGVEPNDDMRKMAEQSLKRYPRFQSIKATAENTTLKENSVDLVTVAQAFHWFDKEAFKIECQRILKQKANVALVWNSRDVTSPLIKENAEICQKTCPTFKGFSGGIDETPEVFNSFFKDGKYEFKEYQNDLLFDYESFLGRNLSASYAPKENDEQYKNFIFLLSELFEKYSKNGKIVLPNLTRSYMGNV, from the coding sequence GTGAAAACAACAGAAAATTTTACTGACAAGGCCGATATATATGCGAAATATCGACCTAGTTATCCCAATGAATATATTGAGTATTTGCTTTCAGCTAACGAACTAAATGAGAATCAGATTGTGGCCGATATTGGTTCAGGTACAGGGATATTTAGCCGCCAGCTGCTTGACAGTGGTTTACATGTTATTGGAGTTGAGCCAAATGATGACATGAGAAAAATGGCCGAACAATCGTTAAAACGATATCCTCGTTTTCAATCTATAAAAGCAACTGCTGAAAATACCACTTTGAAAGAAAATAGTGTAGATTTAGTGACTGTTGCCCAAGCATTTCATTGGTTTGATAAAGAGGCTTTCAAAATCGAATGCCAACGAATTTTAAAACAGAAAGCAAATGTTGCTCTTGTTTGGAATAGTAGAGATGTAACTAGTCCACTTATTAAAGAGAACGCAGAAATTTGCCAGAAAACCTGCCCAACCTTTAAAGGCTTTAGCGGCGGAATTGATGAAACTCCAGAAGTATTTAACAGCTTCTTTAAAGATGGAAAGTATGAGTTTAAAGAATATCAAAATGATTTACTTTTTGATTATGAAAGCTTTTTAGGAAGGAATTTATCAGCATCTTATGCTCCGAAAGAAAATGACGAACAGTATAAAAACTTTATTTTTCTCCTATCAGAGCTATTCGAAAAATACAGTAAGAATGGAAAAATTGTTCTCCCAAACTTAACGCGAAGCTATATGGGCAACGTGTAA
- a CDS encoding helix-turn-helix transcriptional regulator yields MENKMVEYRKKFGLSQEKLAEKLGVSRQTIISIEKGKYDPSLPLAFEIAKTFQTTIEHVFIYEGKEGEE; encoded by the coding sequence TTGGAAAATAAAATGGTCGAATACCGAAAAAAATTTGGACTATCTCAAGAAAAATTGGCTGAGAAACTTGGCGTTTCCAGACAAACCATCATTTCAATTGAAAAAGGAAAATACGATCCATCACTTCCGTTAGCATTTGAAATAGCAAAAACATTTCAGACAACGATAGAACATGTATTTATTTATGAAGGAAAAGAAGGGGAGGAGTAA
- a CDS encoding DUF4176 domain-containing protein, with protein sequence MKLLPIGTVVKLEGVEPVIMIIGRMIVSADKRDFDYVGVPYPVGYLGDEKVLCFNHDKIVEEMHRGYMTESELVLREKLVEL encoded by the coding sequence ATGAAACTTTTACCAATCGGAACAGTAGTGAAACTAGAAGGTGTAGAACCTGTCATTATGATAATTGGAAGAATGATTGTATCAGCAGATAAACGTGATTTTGATTATGTGGGTGTTCCTTACCCAGTTGGCTATCTAGGTGATGAAAAAGTGTTATGTTTTAATCACGATAAAATTGTAGAGGAAATGCATAGAGGGTATATGACTGAGAGTGAATTGGTTCTACGTGAAAAATTAGTAGAATTGTAA
- a CDS encoding TOMM precursor leader peptide-binding protein, with the protein MTQNILLIGDGILADYVHDQLYKQYSIIRQHTIADELPENIDLALVLHDGSPSTIHHDAELTFRSNHIPWLRGFTSFGEGIIGPYIHPPAAGCTHCADGRRFIAGFDQKEMWELQRKYAVKEENVTRRDVRATQNGILQMCHLICAETEKILTHNHPSLENELILLNLQTLQCTRHSFLPDPICPVCSNLPDDTADAAAISLQPSLKTSDATYRCRSIHELNTFLTKDYLDYRVGMLNGKMQHSLLPFADVIINMPLMFGNEGVAGRTHSFAISETTAILEGLERYCGMSPRGKKTNVYGSFHDVENHALNPLTLGVHTNEHYNRDGFPFKPFDPDYEQNWVWGYSLSQNRPILVPESIAYYSLGHRDACVYETSNGCAIGGSLEEAIFHGILEIVERDAFLLTWYAELPLPRLDLSSAHDTELQLMIQRLYTITGYELHAFNATMEHGIPSLWVIAKNTRENGMNVVCAGGSHLDPVRALKSAIHEIAGMLLITDDELEEKREYYENCLQDPYLVNKMEDHSMLYGLKEAEERLHFLLRGDAPVQTFQEMNALQSVDLDLTSDLHQLLNRLGQSGLEVIVVDQTVPLIEKNGLHCVKVIIPGMLPMTFGHHLTRLTGLDRVYTVPMTLGYTDEPLTTEQLNPHPHPFP; encoded by the coding sequence ATGACTCAAAATATATTACTTATAGGGGATGGCATTCTTGCAGACTATGTACATGATCAATTATACAAACAATATTCCATCATTCGCCAACATACAATTGCAGACGAACTCCCTGAAAATATCGACCTCGCTCTCGTATTACACGACGGCTCCCCTTCTACTATTCATCATGACGCTGAGCTAACTTTCCGGTCAAATCATATTCCGTGGCTACGTGGTTTTACTTCATTTGGTGAAGGGATTATCGGGCCTTATATTCACCCTCCTGCAGCCGGATGTACTCATTGTGCCGATGGACGACGCTTTATCGCTGGATTTGATCAAAAAGAAATGTGGGAATTACAACGAAAATATGCGGTAAAAGAAGAAAACGTAACGAGGCGTGATGTACGTGCCACCCAAAATGGCATTCTGCAAATGTGCCATCTGATTTGCGCAGAAACAGAGAAAATATTAACTCATAATCATCCTTCTTTAGAAAATGAACTCATTTTACTAAACTTACAAACACTGCAATGTACGCGGCATTCTTTTCTTCCAGATCCAATCTGCCCTGTATGTAGTAATTTACCTGATGACACGGCAGATGCAGCAGCGATTTCATTACAACCGAGCTTAAAAACAAGTGATGCAACATATCGCTGTCGTTCCATTCATGAACTAAACACATTTTTAACGAAAGACTATTTAGATTACCGAGTCGGTATGTTGAATGGAAAAATGCAGCATTCTTTATTACCATTTGCTGACGTTATTATAAACATGCCATTAATGTTTGGAAATGAAGGGGTTGCAGGGCGAACTCATTCATTTGCAATCAGTGAAACAACTGCTATTTTAGAAGGTTTAGAACGATATTGTGGTATGTCACCTCGAGGGAAAAAGACAAATGTGTATGGTAGTTTTCATGATGTAGAGAACCACGCGCTGAATCCCCTTACGCTCGGTGTACATACAAATGAACATTATAATCGTGATGGTTTTCCATTTAAACCGTTTGATCCTGACTATGAACAAAACTGGGTATGGGGATATTCACTATCACAAAACCGGCCAATTTTAGTTCCTGAATCAATCGCTTATTATAGCCTCGGTCATCGAGATGCTTGCGTATATGAAACATCAAATGGATGTGCCATTGGTGGTAGTTTAGAAGAAGCAATTTTTCACGGCATTTTAGAAATTGTAGAGCGTGACGCCTTTTTGCTCACTTGGTATGCTGAATTACCTCTTCCCCGCCTTGATCTTAGTTCAGCACATGATACAGAATTACAATTAATGATTCAGCGGCTATACACGATTACTGGTTATGAATTACATGCATTTAACGCAACGATGGAACACGGCATCCCGAGCTTATGGGTAATTGCAAAAAATACGCGTGAAAATGGAATGAATGTCGTTTGTGCTGGAGGCTCTCATTTGGATCCAGTCCGTGCTTTAAAGAGTGCCATTCACGAAATAGCAGGCATGTTACTTATAACAGATGATGAACTTGAGGAAAAAAGAGAGTACTATGAAAACTGCTTACAAGACCCTTATCTCGTAAATAAAATGGAAGACCATAGTATGCTGTATGGATTGAAAGAAGCAGAAGAACGTCTTCACTTTCTTTTACGCGGGGATGCCCCGGTGCAAACGTTCCAAGAAATGAATGCATTACAATCAGTTGATCTAGATTTAACATCCGATCTTCATCAACTTTTAAACCGTCTAGGGCAATCTGGACTTGAAGTAATAGTTGTCGATCAAACAGTACCTCTTATAGAAAAAAACGGATTACATTGTGTAAAAGTCATTATTCCAGGTATGCTACCGATGACATTTGGTCACCATCTCACTCGACTTACAGGGCTAGATCGAGTGTATACCGTACCGATGACACTTGGATATACAGACGAACCTTTAACGACTGAACAATTAAATCCACATCCGCACCCGTTTCCATAG
- a CDS encoding putative thiazole-containing bacteriocin maturation protein yields the protein MSNLPAHAKLKANKDTFFLPDSNGGVYFRNNASSFRMDGDGIYNWIEKLMPMFNGNYSLAEITDGLPLPYQNRVFEIGEILYTNGFVRDVSQDAPHELNSALLDRYASQIEFLEADSHSGALKFETYRNANVLIIGSGDMLTSLVSSLLESGLPTFHYLVTDYEETNYDRIHELVELAHEVDDAVLVQEIDTTIDRPLHEVFEPFDWVLYVSQNGDIEGLRAVHAICKEIGKNFIPAVCLSTVGLAGPVVTTNREECWESAWHRLHETTLQNENSSAAFSPITSAMLANIIVFELFKHVADDSHREKNPQFFLLNYETLEGTWHPFIKHPLATDESFTIDTIENLSEKLEHRSNQHTSTDLFRFFDSLTSKETGIFHVWDEQDLHQLPLSQCHIQVATPLSDGPASLLPLITCSGLTHNEARREAGLVGIETYVAEIMHRLIPEHNDIGIGAGETMTEGVYRALQQHLNNKLYERQSHMLEEITTVDLTDIHDKNCRFYYDALATIHEAPKIAVSEEILSFPVVWVGINDRWYGASNINTTLALRSALQLSLLHIQNEETPYRANILPESSIILYDTDSFRLEIQAEEEIPSTQSVQLALQHLEEHHFYPFVFDLAIESFLKENLDGVYGVLIAKEDGL from the coding sequence ATGAGTAACCTTCCAGCACATGCAAAACTAAAAGCAAATAAAGATACTTTCTTCCTCCCCGACTCAAACGGGGGTGTCTATTTTCGAAATAACGCCAGTTCATTTCGTATGGACGGTGACGGAATTTATAACTGGATTGAAAAATTAATGCCAATGTTTAACGGTAATTATTCTTTAGCAGAAATAACGGATGGTCTCCCTCTCCCCTATCAAAATCGTGTATTTGAAATTGGAGAGATTTTATATACAAATGGGTTTGTCCGTGATGTAAGTCAAGATGCACCTCATGAATTAAACAGTGCGTTACTTGATAGATATGCTTCGCAAATTGAATTTCTAGAAGCAGATTCTCATTCAGGCGCTTTAAAATTCGAAACGTACCGCAATGCAAATGTACTTATAATCGGCTCTGGAGATATGCTCACTTCCTTAGTTTCTTCTTTATTAGAATCCGGATTACCTACCTTTCATTACCTTGTGACAGATTATGAAGAAACGAATTACGACCGTATTCACGAGCTAGTAGAACTTGCGCATGAAGTAGATGATGCTGTACTTGTTCAAGAAATAGATACAACAATTGATCGTCCCCTGCATGAAGTGTTCGAGCCTTTCGACTGGGTTTTATACGTTTCGCAAAACGGAGATATCGAAGGACTAAGAGCAGTTCATGCGATTTGCAAGGAAATAGGAAAGAACTTCATACCTGCTGTCTGTTTATCAACAGTTGGTTTAGCTGGTCCTGTCGTAACAACTAATCGTGAAGAATGCTGGGAGTCCGCATGGCATCGGCTACATGAAACGACTTTACAAAATGAAAATTCATCAGCCGCCTTCTCTCCTATTACATCCGCAATGCTAGCAAATATAATCGTTTTTGAATTATTTAAACATGTTGCTGATGATTCACATCGAGAAAAGAATCCACAATTCTTTTTATTAAATTATGAAACACTTGAAGGAACATGGCATCCTTTTATAAAACATCCTCTCGCCACTGATGAAAGTTTTACAATTGATACGATAGAAAACCTTTCTGAAAAACTTGAGCATCGGTCTAACCAACATACCTCAACTGATTTATTCCGTTTTTTCGATTCATTAACTTCTAAAGAAACTGGTATATTCCATGTATGGGATGAACAAGATTTACATCAATTACCGTTATCACAATGCCATATTCAAGTAGCTACACCTCTATCAGATGGTCCAGCTTCCCTCCTGCCTCTTATAACTTGCAGTGGTTTAACTCATAACGAAGCGCGCCGAGAAGCTGGTTTAGTAGGAATCGAAACATACGTAGCAGAAATTATGCACCGCCTTATCCCTGAACATAATGATATCGGTATTGGCGCTGGAGAAACGATGACAGAGGGTGTATATCGGGCACTACAACAACATTTAAATAATAAATTGTATGAACGACAATCACATATGCTAGAAGAAATTACGACGGTCGACTTAACGGACATTCATGATAAAAATTGTAGATTTTATTACGATGCCCTCGCTACCATTCATGAAGCACCTAAAATAGCAGTAAGTGAAGAGATTCTCAGCTTTCCAGTCGTTTGGGTCGGTATAAATGATCGATGGTACGGCGCATCTAATATTAATACAACGTTAGCGTTACGAAGCGCCCTACAACTATCCCTTCTTCATATTCAAAATGAAGAGACTCCATACAGAGCTAATATCTTGCCAGAATCCTCTATTATTTTATATGACACGGATTCTTTTAGGTTAGAAATACAAGCAGAAGAAGAAATTCCAAGTACGCAATCTGTACAGCTTGCCTTGCAACATTTAGAAGAACATCATTTTTATCCATTCGTGTTTGATTTGGCAATTGAATCATTTTTGAAAGAAAACTTAGATGGTGTGTACGGGGTATTAATTGCAAAGGAGGACGGTCTATGA